The following proteins come from a genomic window of Micromonospora zamorensis:
- a CDS encoding DUF3090 domain-containing protein: MTHQVHAFEPPERFVAGTVGPPGERTFFLQARGGGRLVSVALEKVQVSLLAEKLEELLTEAQRRFGVDLPELAPVIGDNEPLDTPVDEEFRVGTLGLAFDVDTATVVIEAIAAGEVEPEVELGDEDDEDEDDDEDEEPDEDLDRLRVRLTPQATRQFIERARRVVNAGRPPCPLCGQPLDPAGHLCPRHNGYHR; the protein is encoded by the coding sequence ATGACCCACCAGGTGCACGCCTTCGAACCGCCGGAGCGGTTCGTCGCCGGGACTGTCGGGCCGCCGGGGGAGCGCACGTTCTTCCTGCAGGCTCGCGGCGGCGGCCGGCTGGTCAGCGTCGCGCTGGAGAAGGTCCAGGTGTCCCTGCTCGCCGAGAAGCTGGAGGAGCTGCTCACCGAGGCACAACGTCGCTTCGGGGTGGATCTGCCCGAGCTGGCGCCGGTGATCGGCGACAACGAGCCACTGGACACTCCGGTCGACGAGGAGTTCCGGGTCGGGACCCTCGGGCTGGCCTTCGACGTGGACACCGCGACCGTGGTGATCGAGGCGATCGCCGCGGGCGAGGTGGAGCCCGAGGTCGAGCTGGGCGACGAGGACGACGAGGACGAAGACGACGACGAGGACGAAGAGCCGGACGAGGACCTGGACCGGCTCCGGGTCCGGCTCACCCCGCAGGCGACCCGCCAGTTCATCGAGCGGGCCCGGCGAGTGGTCAACGCGGGCCGGCCGCCGTGCCCGCTCTGCGGCCAACCGTTGGACCCCGCCGGGCACCTGTGCCCGCGGCACAACGGTTATCACCGGTGA
- a CDS encoding SCO1664 family protein: protein MTSSGLQPRQDGDAALRLLRDGVLDLEGRLVDASNTTLRGILTLEGVTARCVYKPVRGERPLWDFPDGTLAGREVSAYLVSRATGWDLVPPTVLRDGPFGPGSCQLWIDEPEDAEPLVGFLPAGELPPRWFPIAAARDDDGAAYALAHADDPRLARLAVLDAVINNADRKGAHVLVGADDRIYGVDHGVSFHVEDKLRTVLWGWAGKQLPADAVEMLDGLAGQLAGALGAELADHLTISEVTEVASRIDRLRETGRFPQPPEDWPAIPWPPM from the coding sequence GTGACCTCGTCCGGCCTCCAGCCTCGCCAGGACGGCGACGCCGCGCTGCGGCTGCTGCGTGACGGCGTGCTCGACCTGGAAGGTCGGCTGGTCGACGCGTCCAACACGACCCTGCGCGGCATCCTGACCCTGGAGGGGGTCACCGCCCGCTGCGTCTACAAACCGGTCCGGGGCGAGCGCCCACTGTGGGACTTCCCCGACGGCACCCTGGCCGGCCGGGAGGTCTCGGCATACCTGGTCTCCCGGGCGACCGGCTGGGACCTGGTGCCGCCCACCGTGCTGCGCGACGGCCCGTTCGGCCCCGGCTCCTGCCAGCTGTGGATCGACGAGCCGGAGGACGCCGAGCCGCTGGTCGGGTTCCTGCCGGCCGGTGAGCTGCCGCCACGCTGGTTCCCGATCGCCGCGGCCCGCGACGACGACGGCGCCGCGTACGCCCTCGCGCACGCCGACGATCCCCGGCTGGCCCGCCTCGCGGTGCTCGACGCGGTAATCAACAACGCGGACCGCAAGGGCGCTCACGTGCTGGTCGGTGCCGACGACCGGATCTACGGCGTGGACCACGGGGTGAGCTTCCACGTGGAGGACAAGCTGCGTACGGTGCTCTGGGGTTGGGCCGGCAAGCAGCTGCCCGCGGACGCCGTGGAGATGCTCGACGGGCTCGCCGGGCAGCTCGCCGGCGCGCTCGGCGCGGAGTTGGCCGACCACCTCACCATCAGTGAGGTGACCGAGGTGGCCTCCCGGATCGACCGGTTGCGCGAGACCGGCCGCTTCCCGCAGCCACCGGAGGACTGGCCGGCGATCCCCTGGCCACCCATGTGA
- the mshC gene encoding cysteine--1-D-myo-inosityl 2-amino-2-deoxy-alpha-D-glucopyranoside ligase, which yields MESWAGHEVPRLPGRGEPLALYDSARQGVHPSEPADSGSMYVCGITPYDATHLGHAATMITFDLVQRMWRDAGRPVRYVQNVTDIDDPLLERAARDGEDWVVLAMRETALFREDMEALRIIPPEHYVGAVESIPDIADKVEVLVKDGAAYRLDDGTGDVYFDISATGRFGYESNLTREQMLEIFPERGGDPDRAGKRDPLDPLLWRGAREGEPSWPGGELGPGRPGWHIECAVIALNLLGDRIDVQGGGNDLLFPHHEASAAHAERLTGQAPFAEHYVHAGMIGLDGEKMSKSRGNLVFVSRLRADKVDPMAVRLALISGHYRSDRTWTDELLTTAKERLDRWRRAAAAPAGPSGAELLAGVRERLADDLDTPGALAVADRWAEATLAGATDDAEAPALFANTVDALLGIRL from the coding sequence ATGGAGTCTTGGGCGGGACACGAGGTGCCACGGCTGCCGGGCAGGGGCGAGCCGTTGGCGCTGTACGACTCGGCGCGGCAGGGTGTCCACCCGAGCGAACCGGCCGACTCGGGGAGCATGTACGTCTGCGGCATCACCCCGTACGACGCCACCCACCTCGGCCACGCCGCCACCATGATCACGTTTGACCTGGTGCAGCGGATGTGGCGGGACGCCGGCCGCCCGGTGCGCTACGTGCAGAACGTCACCGACATCGACGACCCGCTGCTGGAGCGGGCCGCCCGCGACGGCGAGGACTGGGTGGTCCTGGCGATGCGGGAGACGGCGCTGTTCCGCGAGGACATGGAGGCGCTGCGGATCATCCCGCCGGAGCACTACGTGGGCGCTGTCGAGTCCATCCCGGACATCGCCGACAAGGTCGAGGTGCTGGTCAAGGACGGCGCCGCGTACCGCCTCGACGACGGCACCGGCGACGTCTACTTCGACATCTCCGCCACGGGCCGGTTCGGCTACGAGTCGAACCTGACCCGCGAGCAGATGCTGGAGATCTTCCCGGAGCGCGGCGGTGACCCCGACCGCGCCGGCAAGCGCGACCCACTGGACCCACTGCTGTGGCGTGGCGCCCGCGAGGGGGAGCCGTCCTGGCCGGGCGGGGAGCTGGGCCCGGGCCGCCCGGGATGGCACATCGAGTGCGCGGTCATCGCGCTGAACCTGCTCGGCGACCGGATCGACGTCCAGGGCGGCGGCAACGACCTGCTGTTCCCGCACCACGAGGCGTCCGCCGCGCACGCCGAGCGGCTCACCGGTCAGGCACCGTTCGCCGAGCACTACGTGCACGCCGGGATGATCGGCCTGGACGGCGAGAAGATGTCCAAGTCCCGCGGCAACCTGGTCTTCGTGTCCCGGCTGCGCGCCGACAAGGTCGACCCGATGGCGGTCCGCCTGGCGTTGATCTCCGGGCACTACCGCAGCGACCGCACCTGGACCGACGAGCTGCTCACGACCGCCAAGGAGCGCCTGGACCGTTGGCGGCGGGCCGCCGCCGCGCCGGCCGGGCCGTCCGGGGCGGAGCTGCTGGCCGGCGTACGCGAGCGCCTGGCCGACGACCTCGACACCCCCGGTGCCCTGGCGGTCGCCGACCGCTGGGCCGAGGCGACCCTCGCCGGCGCCACGGATGACGCCGAAGCGCCCGCCCTCTTCGCGAACACGGTGGACGCCCTCCTGGGCATCCGCCTCTGA
- a CDS encoding GntR family transcriptional regulator: protein MQINPGAAEFPHRQIATQLKAQVRRGDWGPGERLPSIPAIAEMFGVAKQTVQRAVDQLRVEGILITKPGSGTYVRGTRRRLNRLSRGRYGGFRGYHTDLAARYRQQLVSVGHSPAPAEVADAFGVPDGTNLLCRRHLVRTDDSPVEVGASWFLPRDTAGTSLERTEAFGRPLYQEAEEATGRRYVSATDTISARQPSREEAETLQIRPDTPVLHLLHVAYDTHHKPIEVAQATWPGPMTTLTEEYKIPAPTPDPEPDPGLVLG, encoded by the coding sequence ATGCAGATCAATCCCGGGGCCGCCGAGTTCCCGCACCGACAGATTGCCACGCAGCTCAAGGCCCAGGTCCGCCGCGGCGACTGGGGACCCGGCGAGCGACTGCCGTCCATCCCGGCCATCGCCGAGATGTTCGGCGTCGCCAAGCAGACCGTGCAACGCGCCGTCGACCAGCTGCGGGTCGAGGGCATCCTGATCACCAAACCCGGCTCCGGTACGTACGTCCGGGGCACCCGCCGCCGACTCAACCGACTCTCCCGAGGGCGGTACGGCGGCTTCCGCGGCTACCACACCGACCTGGCCGCCCGGTACCGCCAACAACTCGTCTCCGTCGGCCACTCCCCCGCCCCCGCCGAGGTCGCCGACGCGTTCGGGGTGCCCGACGGCACCAACCTGCTCTGCCGGCGACACCTCGTCCGCACCGACGACTCCCCCGTCGAGGTCGGCGCGTCCTGGTTCCTGCCCCGCGACACCGCCGGCACCTCGCTGGAGCGCACCGAGGCCTTCGGCCGCCCCCTCTATCAGGAGGCGGAGGAAGCCACCGGGCGGCGGTACGTCTCCGCCACCGACACGATCAGCGCCCGCCAGCCCAGCCGGGAGGAGGCCGAGACGCTCCAGATCCGGCCGGACACCCCGGTGCTGCACCTGCTGCACGTCGCGTACGACACGCACCACAAGCCGATCGAGGTGGCCCAGGCCACCTGGCCCGGCCCGATGACGACCCTCACCGAGGAATACAAGATCCCTGCCCCGACCCCCGACCCGGAGCCCGACCCCGGCCTGGTCCTGGGCTGA
- a CDS encoding PAC2 family protein yields the protein MTEFDGLPVLRSPVAIAAFEGWNDAADASTAAVEHLEQVWNARQIAELDPEDFYDFQVSRPTITMADGETRRVEWPTTRFMVASPEGTDRDVVLIRGIEPSMRWRTFCEQVLEICHSLEVERVVLLGALLADVPYTRPLPISGSASDAQAAERYQLTPTRYDGPTGIVGVLHDACTRAEVDAVSFWVHVPHYANNPPCPKATLALLHRVEEVVDLPVPMADLAEESAEWEQRVRSAAEQDAELGEYVRELEERVGDEGITPLTGDEIAQEFEKYLRRRGGSAGPTAGSW from the coding sequence GTGACCGAGTTCGACGGACTGCCGGTGCTGCGGTCCCCGGTGGCCATCGCCGCCTTCGAGGGCTGGAACGATGCCGCCGACGCGTCCACCGCGGCCGTCGAGCACCTGGAACAGGTCTGGAACGCGCGGCAGATCGCCGAGTTGGATCCGGAGGACTTCTACGACTTCCAGGTCAGCCGGCCCACCATCACCATGGCCGACGGGGAGACCCGCCGCGTGGAGTGGCCGACGACCCGGTTCATGGTGGCCAGCCCGGAGGGCACCGACCGCGACGTGGTGCTGATCCGCGGCATCGAGCCGAGCATGCGCTGGCGGACGTTCTGCGAGCAGGTGCTGGAGATCTGCCACAGCCTCGAGGTGGAACGGGTGGTGCTGCTCGGCGCGCTGCTGGCCGATGTTCCCTACACCCGGCCGCTGCCGATCAGCGGCAGTGCGTCCGACGCGCAGGCCGCCGAGCGCTACCAGCTCACCCCCACCCGCTACGACGGGCCGACCGGCATCGTCGGTGTGCTGCACGACGCCTGCACCCGCGCCGAGGTCGACGCCGTGTCGTTCTGGGTGCACGTGCCGCACTACGCCAACAACCCGCCGTGCCCCAAGGCCACCCTCGCCCTGCTGCACCGGGTCGAGGAGGTCGTCGACCTGCCGGTGCCGATGGCCGACCTGGCCGAGGAGTCCGCCGAGTGGGAGCAGCGGGTGCGCAGCGCCGCCGAGCAGGACGCCGAGCTGGGCGAATACGTCCGTGAGCTGGAGGAACGGGTCGGCGACGAGGGCATCACCCCGTTGACCGGCGACGAGATCGCCCAGGAGTTCGAGAAGTACCTGCGCCGACGGGGCGGTTCAGCCGGCCCGACCGCCGGCTCCTGGTAG
- the metH gene encoding methionine synthase — protein MDVLADRILIADGAMGTMLQAADLTLDDFDGLEGCNEILNVTRPDVVRGVHDAYLAAGADCVETNTFGANLANLAEYDIPQRIRELSEAGARIAREAADAASTPQRPRFVLGSIGPGTKLPTLGHAAYATLRDAYQENAAGLIVGGADALIIETCQDLLQVKAAVVGSKRAMAELGQSVPIICHVAVETTGTMLVGSEIGAALAAIEPLGVDLIGLNCSTGPAEMSEHLRYLSQHSRIPLSVMPNAGLPVLTADGAYFPLTPVELAEALERFITEYGVGLVGGCCGTTPEHIRVLSERLHGVTAPAREPRHEAGVSSVYHPVPFAQDASVLMVGERTNANGSKAFRDAMLAGDWRACVEIARSQARDGSHLLDLCVDYVGRDGTQDMRELAGRFATASTLPIMLDSTEPNVVEAGLEMLGGRCVVNSVNFEDGDGPDSRYARVMPIVREHGAAVVALLIDEEGQARTQEWKVRVAARLIDDLTGRWGLDRSDILIDALTFPIATGQEETRRDGIETIEAIREITRRYPGVNFTLGISNISFGLNPAARQVLNSVFLHECVQAGLTSAIVHASKILPMSKIPEEQREVALDLVYDRRREGYDPVQRFLELFEGVDVTSARASRAQELAALPLDERLKRRIIDGERNGLEADLDEAMAGGRSPLSIINDILLDGMKVVGELFGSGQMQLPFVLQSAEVMKTAVAYLEPHMETVEDGGKGRIVLATVRGDVHDIGKNLVDIILSNNGYEVVNIGIKQPISAILDAAEQHRADAIGMSGLLVKSTVIMKENLAEMATRGVAERWPVLLGGAALTRAYVEDDLRSMFPGQVHYARDAFEGLSLMDKVMTAKRGGAPVIDPEREAALAARRARRERQRSMVSESLPELHDSSTRSDVAVDVAVPTPPFFGTRVIKGVPMADYAALLDERATFRGQWGLNGARGGNGPSYDELVETEGRPRLRYWLDRLIADQVLEAAVVYGYFPAYSEGNDLVVLDENGHAERARFSFPRQRQERRLCLADFFKPKGDQLDVVALQLVTVGQPVSEYAAKLFARNEYRDYLEVHGLSVQLTEALAEYWHRRIRAELTLPDGRPLGHDDPTDLAGLLRNDYRGCRYAFGYPACPDLEDRAKIVDLLGSERIGVELSEEFQLMPEQATDAIVVHHPEASYFNAK, from the coding sequence ATGGATGTGCTGGCCGACCGGATTCTCATCGCCGACGGGGCGATGGGCACGATGCTGCAGGCCGCGGACCTCACGCTCGACGACTTCGACGGCCTCGAAGGGTGCAACGAGATCCTCAACGTCACCCGGCCGGACGTGGTGCGTGGGGTGCACGACGCCTACCTGGCCGCCGGCGCGGACTGCGTGGAGACCAACACGTTCGGCGCCAACCTGGCCAACCTCGCCGAGTACGACATCCCGCAGCGCATCCGGGAGCTGTCCGAGGCGGGTGCCCGCATCGCCCGGGAGGCCGCCGACGCGGCCAGCACTCCGCAGCGGCCCCGGTTCGTGCTCGGGTCGATCGGGCCGGGCACCAAGCTGCCCACCCTCGGGCACGCCGCCTACGCGACCCTGCGCGACGCCTACCAGGAGAACGCCGCCGGCCTGATCGTCGGTGGCGCGGACGCGTTGATCATCGAAACCTGTCAGGACCTGCTCCAGGTCAAGGCGGCGGTGGTCGGGTCGAAGCGGGCGATGGCCGAGCTGGGCCAGTCGGTGCCGATCATCTGTCACGTGGCGGTGGAGACCACCGGCACGATGCTGGTGGGCAGCGAGATCGGTGCGGCCCTGGCGGCGATCGAGCCGCTCGGGGTGGACCTGATCGGGCTCAACTGCTCGACCGGCCCGGCGGAGATGAGCGAGCACCTGCGGTACCTGTCGCAGCACTCCCGCATCCCGCTGTCGGTGATGCCGAACGCCGGCCTGCCGGTGTTGACCGCCGACGGGGCGTACTTCCCGCTGACTCCCGTGGAGCTGGCCGAGGCCCTGGAGCGGTTCATCACCGAGTACGGCGTGGGGCTGGTCGGCGGCTGCTGCGGCACCACCCCGGAGCACATCCGGGTGCTGTCCGAGCGGTTGCACGGCGTCACCGCCCCGGCCCGTGAGCCCCGGCACGAGGCGGGTGTCTCCTCGGTCTACCACCCGGTGCCGTTCGCCCAGGACGCGTCGGTGCTGATGGTGGGGGAGCGGACCAACGCCAACGGTTCCAAGGCGTTCCGGGATGCGATGCTCGCCGGCGACTGGCGGGCCTGTGTGGAGATCGCCCGCAGTCAGGCCCGCGACGGCTCGCACCTGCTCGACCTGTGCGTGGACTACGTTGGCCGCGACGGCACGCAGGACATGCGCGAGTTGGCCGGCCGGTTCGCCACCGCGTCGACGCTCCCGATCATGTTGGACTCCACCGAGCCGAACGTGGTGGAGGCCGGTCTGGAGATGCTCGGCGGCCGGTGCGTGGTCAACTCGGTGAACTTCGAGGACGGCGACGGTCCCGACTCCCGGTACGCGCGGGTGATGCCGATCGTCCGCGAGCACGGCGCCGCAGTGGTGGCGCTGCTCATCGACGAGGAGGGGCAGGCGCGTACCCAGGAGTGGAAGGTCCGGGTCGCGGCGCGGCTGATCGACGACCTGACCGGCCGGTGGGGCCTGGACCGCTCCGACATCCTGATCGACGCGCTGACCTTCCCGATCGCCACCGGCCAGGAGGAGACCCGCCGCGACGGCATCGAGACGATCGAGGCGATCCGGGAGATCACCCGCCGCTACCCGGGCGTCAACTTCACGCTGGGCATCTCGAACATCTCCTTCGGGCTCAACCCGGCCGCCCGGCAGGTGCTCAACTCGGTGTTCCTGCACGAGTGCGTGCAGGCCGGGCTGACGTCGGCGATCGTGCACGCCAGCAAGATCCTGCCGATGTCGAAGATCCCCGAGGAGCAGCGCGAGGTCGCCCTGGACCTGGTCTACGACCGGCGCCGCGAGGGGTACGACCCGGTGCAGCGTTTCCTGGAGCTGTTCGAGGGTGTCGACGTGACCAGCGCCCGGGCCAGCCGGGCGCAGGAGTTGGCGGCGCTGCCGCTGGACGAGCGGCTCAAGCGGCGGATCATCGACGGTGAGCGCAACGGCCTGGAGGCCGACCTGGACGAGGCGATGGCCGGCGGCCGGTCCCCGCTGTCGATCATCAACGACATCCTGCTGGACGGTATGAAGGTGGTCGGTGAGCTGTTCGGCTCCGGCCAGATGCAGCTCCCGTTCGTGCTCCAGTCCGCCGAGGTGATGAAGACCGCGGTGGCCTACCTGGAGCCGCACATGGAGACCGTCGAGGACGGCGGCAAGGGCCGCATCGTGCTCGCCACCGTGCGTGGCGACGTGCACGACATCGGTAAGAACCTGGTCGACATCATCCTGTCGAACAACGGCTACGAGGTGGTGAACATCGGCATCAAGCAGCCGATCAGCGCCATCCTGGACGCCGCCGAGCAGCACCGCGCCGACGCCATCGGCATGTCCGGGCTGCTGGTCAAGAGCACCGTCATCATGAAGGAAAACCTCGCCGAGATGGCCACGCGCGGGGTCGCGGAGCGCTGGCCCGTCCTGCTGGGTGGGGCGGCGCTGACCCGCGCGTACGTCGAGGACGACCTGCGGTCGATGTTCCCCGGGCAGGTGCACTACGCCCGGGACGCCTTCGAGGGGTTGTCCCTGATGGACAAGGTGATGACCGCCAAGCGTGGCGGCGCGCCGGTGATCGACCCGGAGCGGGAAGCGGCGCTCGCGGCGCGGCGGGCCCGCCGGGAACGGCAACGGTCCATGGTCAGCGAGTCCCTGCCGGAGCTGCACGACTCCTCGACCCGCTCCGACGTGGCAGTGGACGTGGCCGTGCCCACCCCGCCGTTCTTCGGCACCCGGGTGATCAAGGGCGTTCCGATGGCCGACTACGCGGCGCTGCTCGACGAGCGGGCCACCTTCCGTGGGCAGTGGGGGCTGAACGGCGCCCGAGGCGGCAACGGTCCGTCCTATGACGAGCTGGTGGAGACCGAGGGCCGGCCGCGTCTGCGTTACTGGCTGGACCGGTTGATCGCCGACCAGGTGCTGGAGGCAGCCGTGGTGTACGGCTACTTCCCCGCGTACTCCGAAGGCAATGACCTGGTGGTGCTCGACGAGAACGGGCACGCGGAGCGCGCCCGGTTCTCGTTTCCCCGCCAGCGCCAGGAGCGGCGGCTCTGCCTGGCGGACTTCTTCAAGCCCAAGGGCGACCAGCTCGATGTGGTCGCGTTGCAACTGGTCACCGTGGGCCAGCCGGTCAGCGAGTACGCGGCGAAGCTGTTCGCCCGCAACGAGTACCGCGACTACCTGGAGGTGCACGGCCTGTCCGTGCAGCTCACCGAGGCGCTCGCGGAGTACTGGCACCGGCGCATCCGGGCGGAGCTGACCCTGCCCGACGGCCGTCCGCTGGGCCACGACGACCCGACGGACCTGGCCGGTCTGCTGCGCAACGACTACCGGGGCTGCCGGTACGCGTTCGGCTACCCGGCCTGCCCTGACCTGGAGGACCGGGCGAAGATCGTGGACCTGCTCGGATCGGAGCGGATCGGGGTCGAGTTGTCCGAGGAGTTCCAGCTGATGCCGGAGCAGGCCACCGACGCGATCGTGGTCCACCACCCGGAGGCCAGCTACTTCAACGCCAAGTGA
- a CDS encoding Type 1 glutamine amidotransferase-like domain-containing protein: protein MKFLLTSSGICNPSISDALVDLLGKPIAESTALFIPTAVYPFPGGAERAWKAIHGQASIPLSQLGWKSLGMLELTALPTIREENWVPAVREADALLVWGGDVLYLTYWLRQSGLADLLPSLSDTVYVGVSAGSIAVTPYNCDAEFDSQFVPDGSDMAQDADRALGLVDFTLYPHLNHPEMEDTELSNIQKWASGIPVPTYAIDDNTAIKVVDGTVEVISEGDWRLINP from the coding sequence ATGAAGTTTCTTCTCACGTCGTCGGGCATCTGTAACCCGAGCATCTCCGATGCGCTCGTCGACCTGCTGGGCAAGCCGATCGCCGAATCCACGGCCCTGTTCATCCCCACCGCGGTCTACCCCTTCCCCGGTGGAGCTGAGAGGGCATGGAAGGCGATCCACGGCCAGGCTTCAATCCCGCTGTCCCAGCTCGGTTGGAAATCCCTGGGGATGTTGGAGCTCACCGCGCTGCCGACCATTCGAGAGGAGAACTGGGTCCCGGCGGTCCGGGAGGCCGATGCCCTCCTCGTCTGGGGCGGCGATGTGCTGTACCTGACCTATTGGCTGCGTCAGTCGGGCCTGGCCGACCTCCTGCCGTCGTTGAGTGACACGGTCTACGTGGGGGTCAGTGCCGGGAGCATCGCGGTCACCCCGTACAACTGCGACGCCGAATTCGACAGTCAATTCGTCCCTGACGGCAGCGACATGGCGCAGGACGCCGATCGGGCGCTGGGGCTGGTGGATTTCACTCTGTACCCCCACCTCAACCATCCGGAGATGGAGGACACCGAGCTGTCCAACATCCAGAAATGGGCGTCCGGAATCCCGGTCCCGACTTACGCCATCGACGACAACACCGCCATCAAGGTGGTCGATGGCACGGTTGAGGTCATCTCCGAAGGCGACTGGAGACTGATCAACCCCTGA
- a CDS encoding ArsR/SmtB family transcription factor produces MSQGEVWELSGDRLVEVLATLASPHRLRVLAALAGERAYVSQLARDLGISRALLQVHLKKLEKAGLVTAHLELSADGKALKYYEATPFSLHLTPDVVAVAATTLSTAGDGDAVPKGNS; encoded by the coding sequence ATGAGCCAAGGTGAGGTATGGGAGCTGAGCGGTGACCGGCTGGTCGAGGTCCTCGCCACGCTGGCCAGCCCGCACCGATTGCGTGTGCTCGCGGCGTTGGCCGGCGAACGCGCCTACGTCTCACAACTCGCCCGCGACCTGGGCATCAGCCGCGCGCTGCTCCAGGTGCACCTCAAGAAGTTGGAAAAGGCGGGGCTGGTCACCGCGCATCTGGAGTTGTCCGCGGACGGCAAGGCACTCAAGTACTACGAGGCCACCCCGTTCTCACTGCACCTCACGCCCGACGTGGTGGCGGTCGCCGCCACGACCCTGAGCACCGCCGGAGACGGCGACGCCGTACCCAAAGGAAACAGTTAG
- a CDS encoding CDP-alcohol phosphatidyltransferase family protein, whose amino-acid sequence MTALGLSPPVTLVNVPNAITAVRTAISVALAVAALTHRSVHLLVAAYLIYWIGDILDGAAARALGQETRTGAVFDIVADRACTSACAAALVVLRPATALPVAVFLVQFMVIDQLLSLMFLRWPLLSPNYFASVDRRIYLWNWSPPAKALNTAAVVILAIVAPTAVAVTFALAIAAVKVVSLVCAAKLPAGLPHTRP is encoded by the coding sequence ATGACAGCCCTCGGCCTCAGCCCGCCGGTCACGCTGGTCAACGTCCCCAACGCCATCACCGCCGTCCGGACCGCCATCTCGGTGGCGCTCGCCGTGGCGGCGTTGACCCACCGCAGCGTCCACCTGCTCGTCGCCGCATACCTGATCTACTGGATCGGTGACATCCTGGACGGCGCCGCCGCCCGGGCCTTGGGGCAGGAGACGCGCACCGGCGCGGTCTTCGACATCGTCGCCGACCGTGCCTGCACGTCGGCCTGTGCCGCCGCGCTGGTCGTGCTGCGGCCCGCCACCGCCCTGCCGGTCGCGGTGTTTCTCGTCCAGTTCATGGTCATCGACCAGCTGCTGAGCCTGATGTTCCTGCGCTGGCCGCTGCTGAGTCCGAACTACTTCGCCAGCGTCGATCGCCGCATCTACCTGTGGAACTGGTCGCCGCCTGCGAAGGCGTTGAACACCGCCGCGGTGGTGATCCTGGCGATCGTCGCCCCGACGGCCGTGGCCGTCACGTTCGCCCTCGCGATCGCCGCGGTGAAGGTCGTCTCGTTGGTCTGCGCCGCCAAGTTGCCGGCGGGCCTGCCGCACACCCGGCCATGA
- a CDS encoding VOC family protein translates to MERVIGVDDVRQEVAMLRTPDGQGKVELAMFHTPKAISPEPRDAPANTLGLRRIMFAVDDIEDVVARLRARGADLVGELERYEDIFRLCYVRGPEGIIVGLAEQLR, encoded by the coding sequence GTGGAGCGTGTCATCGGGGTCGACGACGTCCGACAGGAGGTCGCGATGCTGCGCACCCCGGACGGCCAGGGCAAGGTCGAGCTGGCGATGTTCCACACGCCGAAGGCGATCAGCCCCGAGCCCAGGGACGCGCCGGCGAATACGCTCGGTCTTCGTCGCATCATGTTCGCCGTCGACGACATCGAGGACGTCGTCGCCCGCCTACGTGCCCGTGGCGCGGACCTCGTGGGCGAGCTGGAGCGGTACGAGGACATCTTTCGGCTCTGCTACGTCCGCGGTCCCGAGGGCATCATCGTCGGGCTGGCCGAGCAGCTCAGGTGA
- a CDS encoding GNAT family N-acetyltransferase: MKDFGVRAASSADRAFLIDMLTAAVNWLPERNWPREQILADPALAHYVTGWMRPDDFGMVATEPADRPIGAAWFRYLTAADPGYGYVSDDVPELTIGVVESWRGQGVGRALLRAVLNAARERGVRTVSLSVERANVARQLYVAEGFRTVESFENADTMVAEIQA, translated from the coding sequence GTGAAGGACTTCGGTGTCCGCGCGGCCAGCTCGGCAGATCGCGCGTTCCTGATCGACATGCTCACGGCGGCAGTGAACTGGTTGCCGGAGCGCAACTGGCCCCGCGAGCAGATCCTGGCTGACCCGGCGCTGGCGCACTACGTCACCGGTTGGATGCGGCCCGACGACTTCGGGATGGTCGCGACAGAGCCGGCGGATCGGCCGATCGGCGCAGCCTGGTTCCGGTACCTGACCGCCGCCGACCCGGGTTACGGGTACGTGAGCGACGACGTGCCGGAACTGACCATCGGTGTGGTGGAGTCGTGGCGGGGCCAGGGGGTGGGTCGGGCCCTCCTGCGCGCCGTCCTGAACGCCGCGCGCGAGCGCGGCGTTCGCACCGTCTCGTTGAGCGTGGAAAGGGCGAACGTCGCCAGACAGCTGTACGTGGCTGAAGGGTTCCGCACTGTCGAGTCGTTCGAGAACGCGGACACGATGGTCGCCGAGATCCAGGCCTGA